From a single Gimesia fumaroli genomic region:
- the metG gene encoding methionine--tRNA ligase, with translation MTQRRILVTAALPYANGDIHIGHLVEYIQTDIWVRFQKLRGHNCRFFCADDTHGTAIMIRAKQEGRSEEALIADVREKHIADFTGFNIEFDNYGSTNSDQNRKICHEIWAALREAGLVHEKEVTQLFDVQENTFLADRFVKGTCPKCKATDQYGDNCDKCGSTYTPADLIDPVSTLSNSTPEIRTADHLFVRIEDLHEFLDEWTQSGKHLQSEVANYLKGHFLGDPLRDWDISRPAPYFGFEIPDSPGNYWYVWFDAPIGYIASTLEWCEKNGEDFDQWWKNADTEVHHFIGKDITYFHTLFWPAMLKTAGFNLPEKVHIHGFLTVDGEKMAKTKGTFVKAATYLNHLDPACLRYYYASKLGPRLDDLDLNLDEFIQKVNSDLVGKVVNLASRSAKFVAKTGLSDSYPEDGGLFEYAASRSETIAAAYENCDYNGAMREILALADRANKYVEDQKPWELRKDESRQQDLQDICTISLNLFRQIVIYLTPVLPKLSEQTGDLLNDPITNWDQVQSPLTGTAVNKFQHLFKRIEEKQVQAMTDEAKEDVAAAESEAAASQWNDSSDALEQEPMSDECTIDDFVKVDLRVARIVEANSVPEANKLLQLTLSLGGDERRNVFAGIKSAYNPEELVGRLVICCANLKPRKMRFGTSEGMVLASGPGGKDVFLLSPDEGAVPGQRVH, from the coding sequence ATGACCCAACGTCGCATTTTAGTCACCGCAGCTTTGCCTTATGCCAACGGTGATATTCATATTGGCCATCTCGTGGAATACATCCAGACCGATATCTGGGTGCGGTTCCAGAAACTGCGCGGACACAATTGCCGTTTCTTCTGTGCCGACGATACGCATGGCACCGCGATTATGATCCGTGCCAAACAGGAAGGCCGCTCTGAAGAAGCTTTGATCGCGGATGTGCGTGAAAAACATATTGCCGACTTCACTGGCTTTAATATCGAATTCGATAATTACGGCAGCACCAACAGCGATCAGAACCGTAAAATCTGCCACGAGATCTGGGCGGCACTCCGCGAAGCGGGTCTGGTACATGAAAAAGAAGTGACCCAATTATTCGACGTGCAGGAAAACACATTCCTCGCCGATCGCTTTGTCAAAGGGACCTGCCCGAAATGTAAAGCCACCGATCAATACGGCGATAACTGCGACAAATGCGGCAGCACTTACACACCCGCCGACCTGATTGATCCGGTCAGCACGCTCTCTAATTCCACGCCGGAAATTCGTACCGCCGATCATCTGTTTGTGCGCATCGAAGACCTGCATGAATTTCTGGATGAATGGACGCAGTCGGGCAAACATCTGCAATCGGAAGTCGCCAATTACCTCAAGGGGCACTTCCTGGGAGACCCGCTCCGCGACTGGGATATCTCGCGTCCCGCCCCCTACTTCGGTTTTGAAATTCCCGACAGTCCCGGCAATTACTGGTATGTCTGGTTCGACGCACCGATCGGGTATATCGCATCGACACTCGAATGGTGTGAAAAGAACGGCGAAGACTTCGATCAGTGGTGGAAGAATGCAGATACCGAAGTCCATCACTTCATCGGCAAAGACATCACCTACTTCCACACACTATTCTGGCCTGCGATGCTCAAAACGGCCGGCTTTAATCTGCCCGAGAAGGTCCACATTCACGGCTTCCTGACGGTGGATGGTGAAAAGATGGCCAAAACCAAAGGGACCTTCGTCAAAGCAGCGACGTACCTGAATCACCTTGATCCCGCTTGCCTGCGATACTACTACGCGTCCAAACTGGGACCGAGACTGGATGACCTCGATCTGAATCTGGATGAGTTCATTCAGAAAGTGAATTCGGATCTGGTCGGCAAAGTGGTCAACCTGGCCAGCCGCTCTGCTAAGTTTGTGGCCAAGACCGGTCTTTCCGATTCGTATCCCGAGGACGGAGGCCTGTTCGAATACGCGGCCAGCCGCAGTGAAACCATTGCCGCCGCTTACGAGAACTGTGATTATAATGGCGCCATGAGAGAAATTCTCGCGCTGGCCGACCGTGCCAATAAATATGTCGAAGATCAGAAACCGTGGGAACTGCGGAAAGACGAAAGCCGTCAGCAGGACCTGCAGGATATCTGCACGATCTCACTGAATCTGTTTCGGCAGATTGTGATTTACTTAACTCCCGTCCTTCCCAAGTTGTCCGAACAGACGGGCGATCTGTTGAATGATCCCATTACAAACTGGGATCAGGTGCAAAGCCCATTGACTGGCACAGCCGTCAATAAATTCCAACATTTATTTAAACGTATCGAAGAGAAACAGGTACAAGCCATGACCGATGAAGCAAAAGAAGACGTCGCAGCAGCCGAGAGTGAAGCAGCAGCCTCCCAATGGAACGACAGCAGCGATGCCCTCGAACAGGAGCCGATGTCGGACGAATGCACGATCGACGATTTTGTCAAAGTCGACCTGCGTGTCGCCCGGATTGTCGAAGCGAATTCCGTTCCCGAAGCCAACAAGCTGCTGCAACTGACGCTCAGTCTGGGGGGCGATGAACGTCGCAACGTGTTCGCCGGTATTAAAAGTGCCTACAACCCGGAAGAGCTGGTCGGCCGCTTGGTCATCTGCTGTGCGAACCTCAAGCCACGCAAAATGCGCTTCGGCACCAGCGAAGGTATGGTTCTCGCTTCAGGACCGGGTGGAAAGGACGTCTTTCTGCTCTCACCCGATGAGGGTGCCGTACCCGGTCAACGTGTGCATTAA
- a CDS encoding sugar phosphate isomerase/epimerase family protein produces the protein MQTNLNRREMLAATGGALAAGFTASPSASAAPSSTRTAAEPFGYCFNTSTIRGQKLGIVEQIDLTSKAGYDSIEPWMRDIDDYVKGGGSLADLKKRLQDAGLTVESAIGFAQWIVDDDAKRKEGLEQARRDMDTLRQIGGIRIAAPPTGATNQTDLNLFEAAKRYRALLELGDQMGVTPQVEVWGFSKSLSRLGESMFVAIESGHPQACLLPDVYHIYKGGSDFEGLGLLSGSAIQVFHVNDYPADPPRETINDSHRVYPGDGVAPLSEIFRMIHRAGFRGVLSLELFNRDYWQQDPLVVAQTGLRKTREAVLKAKLDQPAEAD, from the coding sequence ATGCAAACGAATCTTAACCGGCGCGAAATGCTGGCTGCAACAGGCGGTGCCCTGGCGGCCGGCTTTACCGCATCTCCTTCGGCCAGCGCTGCTCCCTCCTCAACACGCACTGCTGCTGAGCCTTTTGGCTACTGTTTCAATACCAGCACGATTCGCGGCCAGAAACTGGGAATCGTCGAGCAAATCGATCTGACGTCAAAAGCCGGCTACGATTCAATCGAACCCTGGATGCGTGACATCGACGATTACGTCAAAGGCGGTGGTTCACTGGCTGATCTCAAAAAACGCCTTCAGGATGCCGGTCTCACCGTCGAGAGTGCCATCGGTTTCGCGCAATGGATTGTCGATGACGACGCGAAACGCAAAGAAGGACTGGAACAGGCCAGGCGTGATATGGATACGCTACGCCAGATCGGCGGCATTCGGATTGCGGCCCCTCCGACGGGAGCCACCAATCAGACCGATTTGAATCTGTTCGAAGCAGCCAAACGCTATCGGGCTTTGCTGGAGCTGGGCGATCAGATGGGAGTGACCCCGCAGGTTGAAGTCTGGGGCTTTTCCAAATCGCTTTCCCGACTGGGAGAATCGATGTTTGTTGCCATCGAAAGTGGTCACCCCCAGGCTTGTCTGCTGCCGGACGTGTATCACATTTATAAAGGGGGCTCTGATTTTGAAGGGCTCGGTTTGTTGAGCGGTTCTGCGATTCAGGTCTTCCATGTGAATGACTATCCCGCCGATCCGCCGCGCGAAACGATTAACGATTCGCATCGTGTTTATCCCGGCGATGGCGTGGCGCCGCTGTCGGAAATTTTCCGTATGATTCACCGGGCCGGTTTCCGAGGAGTGCTGTCGCTGGAATTATTCAACCGGGACTACTGGCAGCAGGATCCGCTGGTTGTGGCGCAAACCGGTTTGCGAAAAACCAGAGAAGCGGTGCTGAAAGCGAAACTCGATCAACCCGCTGAAGCTGACTGA
- a CDS encoding CNNM domain-containing protein, which translates to MNWLPLIGAVALFAIGLRLSALFSGSETGFYRVSFLRLNIDANHGDQVAKRLCWFAQNPSYFVATTLIGNNLANDLTTIAISIGVAELFHQSGGSAEIITTILFTPIIFIFGELVPKNLYYRAPSMLLKRYCFWFDLFYRAFWIISVPLVSITRLLERFSPDRSKPAQLVLGRQRLAKVLEEGHLEGLLSNSQKQLVRGMFSTAAQSVLKVMIPKDRITGVTRTTEAAEIIELAKQNQLSFIPIRNRENQSEWTAYIKLVDLITSPSPIIPAVYNMPQLQTDFSMLESLYLLRNSSSAYGAVYQNGTQVGIVSQLDLVNALCASQAPLMLNPRTI; encoded by the coding sequence TTGAACTGGCTCCCCCTTATTGGTGCAGTGGCTCTGTTTGCTATTGGCCTGCGCCTCTCGGCCCTTTTCAGTGGTTCCGAAACAGGCTTCTACCGCGTCAGTTTTTTACGATTGAATATCGACGCGAATCATGGTGACCAGGTTGCCAAACGGCTTTGCTGGTTTGCACAGAATCCCAGCTATTTTGTCGCCACCACACTCATCGGAAACAACCTGGCGAATGACCTGACTACGATTGCCATTTCGATTGGCGTCGCCGAGTTGTTTCATCAGTCGGGTGGTTCTGCGGAAATCATCACGACGATCTTATTCACTCCGATCATTTTTATTTTCGGCGAACTCGTTCCCAAAAATCTCTATTATCGGGCGCCATCAATGCTACTGAAACGTTACTGTTTCTGGTTTGATCTGTTTTACCGTGCTTTCTGGATCATCAGCGTCCCCCTGGTCTCGATCACACGCTTGCTGGAACGTTTCTCTCCCGATCGTTCCAAACCCGCGCAGTTGGTGCTGGGACGCCAGAGACTGGCCAAAGTCCTGGAAGAAGGCCACCTTGAAGGACTGCTCAGCAATTCACAAAAACAACTCGTACGCGGAATGTTCAGCACGGCTGCGCAGTCCGTCCTCAAAGTCATGATTCCCAAAGACAGAATCACGGGCGTCACGCGCACGACGGAAGCCGCTGAAATCATCGAGTTGGCGAAGCAGAACCAGCTGTCTTTTATCCCGATTCGCAACCGGGAGAATCAGAGTGAATGGACGGCCTATATCAAACTGGTCGATCTGATTACCTCTCCTTCCCCCATCATCCCGGCTGTCTATAATATGCCGCAACTGCAAACTGATTTCAGTATGCTTGAATCACTCTACCTGTTGAGAAACTCCTCGTCCGCTTATGGAGCCGTCTATCAGAATGGCACACAGGTCGGCATTGTCAGCCAGCTGGATCTGGTGAACGCCCTTTGCGCTTCACAAGCCCCGTTGATGCTCAACCCTCGCACGATTTAA
- a CDS encoding glycosyltransferase family 4 protein — protein sequence MKRIALLFEFGSLNGGEHSMLSVLARLHGQSFEFTAFCPAESLLAAQLSEQNIECHPVSFLDRAGQRLSREDVAAQLLPTLQVGGFDLLHANSLSMSRLTGALAPRWPVPCSGHLRDIMKLSKTTIRDLNQNQRLVAVSEATRTFHIAQGLAAERVTFCYNGVDVESFQPRPATGALKQELGLSNDARLCLTIGQLGLRKGQDILAEAAALLAAEGDQSTHFVLVGERHSQKQESIDYDRAITSAFEQPRLKGRLHRLGYREDIAWLMNEADLLVHPAKQEPLGRVLLEAIASGLPIVATDVGGTAEIVTHEKSALLVPPGDSGALATAIGRALKDSGFSRNLATAARARALECFTQEQASERLSVFWNDVLL from the coding sequence GTGAAACGCATTGCCCTCTTGTTTGAGTTCGGCTCGTTGAATGGGGGCGAGCATTCGATGCTCTCTGTGCTCGCGCGGCTGCACGGGCAATCGTTTGAATTTACTGCCTTCTGCCCGGCTGAGAGCCTGTTGGCAGCCCAGTTGTCAGAACAGAACATCGAATGCCACCCGGTCTCCTTTCTCGACAGAGCCGGGCAGCGTTTGTCGCGCGAAGACGTGGCAGCGCAGTTGCTTCCTACATTGCAGGTGGGCGGCTTTGATTTACTGCATGCAAACAGTCTATCGATGTCACGTTTGACCGGCGCACTGGCGCCGCGTTGGCCGGTTCCCTGCTCGGGGCACTTGCGGGATATCATGAAACTCAGCAAAACTACGATCCGGGATTTGAACCAGAACCAGCGTTTGGTTGCCGTTTCCGAGGCCACCCGTACATTTCATATCGCGCAGGGACTGGCGGCAGAGCGAGTGACCTTCTGCTATAACGGCGTGGATGTCGAAAGCTTTCAGCCACGACCGGCAACAGGCGCTTTGAAACAGGAACTGGGGCTTTCCAACGATGCCAGGCTCTGTTTAACCATCGGCCAACTCGGACTGCGCAAAGGACAGGATATCCTGGCGGAAGCAGCGGCGCTGCTGGCGGCAGAAGGAGATCAGAGCACACATTTTGTACTTGTCGGAGAGCGGCACTCGCAGAAGCAGGAAAGTATTGACTATGACCGGGCGATCACGAGTGCGTTTGAGCAACCGAGATTGAAGGGCCGCCTGCATCGGTTGGGCTACCGGGAAGACATCGCATGGCTGATGAATGAAGCCGATCTGCTGGTTCATCCTGCGAAACAGGAACCGTTGGGGCGGGTGCTGCTGGAAGCGATTGCCAGCGGTTTGCCAATCGTGGCCACGGATGTCGGCGGGACTGCAGAAATCGTGACACACGAAAAATCGGCTTTGCTGGTTCCCCCGGGAGATTCCGGCGCACTGGCAACAGCGATCGGACGTGCTTTGAAGGATTCCGGGTTCAGTCGTAACCTCGCGACTGCAGCACGAGCGCGGGCGCTGGAATGCTTCACGCAGGAACAGGCCAGCGAACGACTGTCTGTTTTCTGGAACGATGTTTTGCTATAA
- the guaB gene encoding IMP dehydrogenase, whose amino-acid sequence MEDRIICQGITFDDVLLQPAYSEVMPSEVSVATQLTKNIPLNVPIISSPMDTVTESDMAIGMAQEGGIGVIHKNMTPEQQSMQVDLVKRSEHGVIVDPVTLPPEATVAEAAEIMQRRNIGGVPVTKNGKLAGILTSRDLRFLDSPDTCISEVMTKDKLVTATEDTTLEEAQRILLENKVEKLLLVDENYQLKGLITIKDIDKTMQFPLASKDSRGRLRVGAAVGVHDYERAALLIEKGVDLLVVDSAHGHSGNVVQTVREIKSRWDIDVVAGNVATEQGARDLADAGADAVKVGIGPGSICTTRIISGVGVPQLTAISNAAKALKGTGIPVIADGGIRYSGDIAKALAAGAHTVMLGGLLAGLDESPGELILYQGRSFKRYRGMGSMGAMVKGSSERYRQSSISQDGKDTAKKLVPEGVEGRVPYKGPLQNLLYQLVGGLRAGMGYLGVQSIAEMRTEARFIQVSAATVRENHPHDISVTQEAPNYTAEHSME is encoded by the coding sequence ATGGAAGATCGAATTATCTGTCAGGGGATTACCTTCGATGACGTTTTGCTGCAACCTGCTTACAGTGAAGTGATGCCTTCCGAAGTCAGTGTAGCCACCCAACTCACGAAAAATATCCCTCTCAATGTTCCCATCATCAGCAGCCCCATGGACACCGTCACCGAAAGTGACATGGCCATTGGTATGGCCCAGGAAGGGGGCATCGGCGTCATTCACAAGAATATGACGCCGGAACAACAGTCAATGCAGGTCGACCTGGTAAAACGTAGCGAACACGGCGTGATTGTCGATCCGGTCACGCTCCCCCCCGAAGCCACAGTGGCAGAAGCTGCCGAAATCATGCAACGCAGAAATATTGGAGGGGTTCCCGTCACGAAAAATGGGAAACTTGCGGGAATTTTAACGAGCAGAGACTTACGATTTCTAGACTCCCCAGACACCTGTATTTCGGAAGTAATGACGAAAGACAAGCTTGTAACGGCTACGGAAGATACAACACTTGAAGAAGCGCAACGGATATTATTGGAAAATAAGGTCGAGAAACTTCTGCTGGTTGACGAAAATTATCAACTGAAGGGGCTCATTACGATTAAAGACATCGACAAGACGATGCAGTTCCCGCTGGCCTCAAAAGATTCACGAGGACGGCTGCGTGTGGGAGCTGCGGTGGGTGTACATGATTACGAACGAGCCGCTTTACTGATTGAGAAGGGCGTTGATCTCCTGGTTGTTGATAGTGCACATGGCCATTCCGGCAATGTTGTACAGACCGTGAGAGAAATTAAAAGCCGATGGGACATCGATGTGGTTGCCGGTAATGTGGCGACAGAACAGGGTGCCCGTGACCTGGCAGATGCAGGTGCAGATGCCGTCAAAGTCGGAATTGGTCCCGGATCAATCTGTACGACGCGAATTATCTCAGGTGTCGGTGTACCGCAATTAACGGCCATTTCTAATGCAGCGAAAGCATTGAAAGGGACTGGAATTCCGGTCATTGCTGATGGGGGAATTCGTTACAGTGGCGATATCGCCAAAGCACTGGCAGCCGGTGCTCATACGGTGATGTTAGGGGGTTTGCTCGCCGGTCTGGACGAAAGTCCGGGTGAGTTGATTTTGTATCAGGGTCGTAGCTTTAAGCGCTACCGTGGTATGGGATCGATGGGAGCAATGGTTAAAGGTAGTAGCGAACGCTACCGCCAAAGTTCAATCAGTCAAGATGGAAAGGACACTGCTAAAAAACTGGTACCTGAAGGAGTGGAAGGACGCGTGCCTTATAAAGGGCCACTGCAGAATTTACTCTATCAACTCGTAGGTGGACTACGGGCAGGCATGGGTTATTTAGGCGTCCAATCTATCGCGGAAATGCGAACAGAGGCCCGGTTTATTCAGGTTTCTGCAGCAACGGTTAGGGAGAACCATCCGCATGATATTTCAGTTACTCAGGAAGCACCAAATTACACAGCCGAACATTCCATGGAATAG
- a CDS encoding type II secretion system protein, with protein sequence MIKTTQQRGRRAGFTLVEVLIVVVILGILAATVLPQFTSTNDDAKESVLVQDLQTLRSQIQLYKFQHNGKYPADGSTKTDDFRDALLLSSDKDGTTGAVGTKAFGPYLIGNIPPNPYTGGRGIMIVADVPGTDADETAKDGDEIVGWIYNPATGEIKGNNEGTAADGTDLDSF encoded by the coding sequence ATGATTAAAACAACACAACAAAGAGGAAGACGTGCGGGTTTCACACTCGTCGAAGTCCTGATTGTAGTCGTGATTCTGGGGATTCTGGCTGCAACAGTATTACCACAATTTACATCCACCAATGACGACGCCAAAGAGTCTGTGCTCGTACAAGACCTGCAGACACTGCGTAGTCAGATTCAACTGTATAAGTTCCAGCACAACGGAAAATACCCTGCCGACGGTTCAACGAAAACCGACGATTTCCGTGATGCGTTGTTGCTTTCCAGCGACAAAGATGGCACAACTGGTGCCGTGGGAACAAAAGCATTTGGTCCTTACCTGATTGGTAACATTCCTCCAAACCCTTACACGGGTGGTCGTGGAATTATGATCGTCGCTGATGTACCAGGTACAGATGCCGACGAAACTGCCAAAGATGGTGATGAAATTGTCGGCTGGATTTACAATCCTGCAACCGGCGAAATCAAAGGAAATAATGAAGGTACTGCCGCTGATGGCACAGACCTGGACAGCTTCTAG